Proteins from one Anopheles stephensi strain Indian unplaced genomic scaffold, UCI_ANSTEP_V1.0 ucontig31, whole genome shotgun sequence genomic window:
- the LOC118516537 gene encoding cationic amino acid transporter 2-like: METFWKAVSRKKPNNDDGSHSKLARVLTLLDLTGLGVGSTLGLGAYVLAGSVAYEQAGPGVVISFVIAALAAAIAGLCYAEFASRVPKAGSAYIYTYITIGEFAAFTIGWNLMLEYIIGTASVARGLSGYIDALIDHRMGNAIKDVIQMKVSFLAEYPDVFSFLVVLVITALLAYGVKESTLLNNLFTGVNLIVIAVVLVSVGIKADPANWTIQPNDPSVPSGVDIGAGGFLPYGIAGVMAGAAKCFYGYVGFDCIATTGEEAQNPSRNIPLAIIMSLVIIFLSYFGVATVLTMALPYYLQNPIAPFPRLFDYLGWQEIKWIVSIGAIFSLCTNSLGAMFPLPRVLYAMSSDGLIYKQLRTVHPKTKTPLLATILSGIFSGTMAMLFNLHQLIDMMSIGTLLAYTIVAVSVLVLRYEQNTNFIVSSQTKSSTVVKQLFNLTCLTVPSSLSSDIVKVCVLIYAIAISVISAILVHAQTHLNDYNPLMCTLLAAMTIVAILLTLIISCQPTEERQLTFRVPFVPFVPLLSILVNVYLMFQLDAATWVRFLVWLLVGFIIYFSYGIRHSVQGSGSQTLSESQLDIPFAMFTTVKL; this comes from the exons ATGGAAACTTTTTGGAAAGCTGTCAGCCGCAAGAAACCTAACAACGACGACGGAAGCCACTCGAAGCTAGCGCGCGTACTTACCCTGCTCGATCTGACCGGGCTCGGTGTGGGCAGTACGCTCGGCCTGGGTGCGTACGTACTGGCCGGGTCCGTAGCGTACGAGCAGGCCGGTCCGGGTGTGGTCATTTCCTTCGTCATTGCAGCGCTAGCGGCGGCCATTGCCGGCCTGTGCTATGCCGAGTTTGCATCGCGCGTACCGAAGGCGGGCTCCGCGTACATCTACACCTACATTACGATCGGCGAGTTTGCTGCGTTCACGATCGGCTGGAATCTGATGCTGGAGTACATTATTG GCACGGCAAGTGTCGCGAGAGGCTTAAGCGGCTACATCGACGCACTGATCGACCACCGGATGGGTAACGCCATCAAAGATGTGATCCAGATGAAGGTTAGCTTTCTGGCCGAGTATCCGGACGTGTTTTCCTTCCTGGTTGTGCTGGTGATAACGGCCCTGCTGGCGTACGGTGTGAAAGAATCCACCCTGCTGAACAATCTCTTCACCGGCGTCAATCTCATCGTGATTGCGGTTGTGCTCGTGTCGGTAGGCATTAAGGCCGACCCGGCCAACTGGACCATACAACCGAACGATCCGAGCGTACCGTCCGGCGTTGACATCGGTGCCGGTGGATTCCTTCCGTACGGGATCGCGGGCGTAATGGCTGGTGCGGCTAAATGTTTTTACGGCTACGTAGGGTTCGATTGTATCGCTACGACCGGCGAGGAGGCACAGAATCCTTCGCGAAACATTCCACTAGCCATCATCATGTCGCTGGTCATCATCTTCCTCTCTTACTTCGGTGTGGCCACCGTGCTTACGATGGCCCTGCCGTACTACCTGCAAAACCCGATCGCACCCTTCCCCCGGCTATTCGACTATCTTGGCTGGCAGGAGATTAAGTGGATCGTCTCGATCGGTGCGATATTTTCGCTGTGCACCAACTCACTGGGAGCGATGTTTCCGCTGCCCCGCGTACTGTACGCCATGTCCTCGGACGGGCTCATCTACAAGCAGCTGCGTACGGTCCAcccgaaaaccaaaacacccCTACTGGCCACTATCCTGTCCGGGATCTTCTCCGGCACGATGGCGATGCTGTTCAATCTGCACCAGCTGATCGATATGATGTCGATCGGAACACTGCTCGCCTACACGATCGTCGCTGTGAGTGTGCTGGTGTTGCGTTACGAGCAAAACACCAACTTCATTGTCAGCTCACAGACGAAATCGTCCACCGTCGTGAAGCAGCTGTTCAATCTGACCTGCCTCACGGTTCCGAGCAGCTTGTCGTCCGATATTGTGAAGGTGTGCGTGCTTATCTACG CGATCGCCATCAGTGTGATCAGCGCAATTCTAGTACACGCCCAGACCCATCTCAACGACTACAATCCACTCATGTGCACCCTGCTAGCGGCTATGACCATTGTAGCGATACTGCTGACGCTTATCATCTCCTGCCAGCCGACCGAGGAGCGGCAGCTTACCTTCCGCGTACCGTTCGTCCCGTTCGTGCCGCTGCTCAGCATCTTGGTGAACGTGTACCTCATGTTCCAGCTGGACGCGGCCACCTGGGTACGGTTTCTGGTGTGGCTGCTGGTGGGCTTCATCATCTACTTTTCGTACGGCATTCGCCACTCGGTGCAAGGATCGGGCAGCCAAACGCTGTCCGAAAGTCAGCTAGACATACCATTCGCCATGTTCACGACGGTGAAGCTGTAG